A stretch of DNA from Halorubrum sp. BOL3-1:
CCTCGTCGTGGAGGTAGGGGTTGACGTGGGCGTCGAGCAGCGGCTCGACCGCCTCGGGGTCGGGGTGGTGGTGGTCGACGGCCGCGATGGGGATGTCGTAGTGCGCGAGGTTCTCGTAGGCCGGGACGTCTTCCTCGGTCGACCCGTTGTCGAGCATCAAAAGGAAGGGGAGCTTTTGGCCGTGGCGAGCGCGTCCCTCCAGCGCGAAGTTGAGGTCGCGGGTGACGTCCTCCATCTCGTAGTAGGGCGCCTTGCTCGGGAGCCGCTTGAAGAGGTGTTGGGCCGCGTCGGGGTCGCCGTGGACCTCCTCGACGAGGTTCTCTAAGGCGAGCTGGACGGGGATCGCGGCGCACATCCCGTCGCCGTCGGCGTGGTGGCGGACGCGGATCGGGCGGCCGGCGAGGACGGTCTGACGGAGCAGCCGCGCCAGCTCGCGGAGGTCCTCGTGGACCGGCTCGAACGCCGTCCACTCGACGAGGGGGTCGACGTCGGCCGGCTCGGCGCGCTCGTCGAGGGCCGCCTCGTAACGCTCGTGGGCGTCGGCGGCGCGGTCGTCCGAGAGCCGCTTCAGCGAGTCCACTTCGAGCTGCAGGGCGTTCTCGCGGGTCTCGACCGTGCCCGAGACGTGGACCACGTCGCCGACCTCGACCTCGGGGTACGCCCGGACGCCGGCGGACTCGAAGGCGGCACAGGAGAGGACGCCGGAGGCGTCCGCGACGGCGAAGATGGTGGGACCGCCGGTCTGTTTCGCCTGGACGACCTCGCCCTCGACGGTGACCTCGTTGCCGGGGGCGAGCCCGCGGACCCGCGAGACCGTCGGCTCGTGGGCGACGGTCTCGGTGCGGTAGTCGTCGGGGTCGACGTCGTCGAACGCGACGTCGCCGTTCTCCTTCACCTCGGTGAGCCGGACGACCAGCCGGTCGCCGACAGCGTAGTCGTCGTCGAGGTTCGACTCGTGGACGAGACCGCTCACGGCGTCGGAAAGATCGACGAACACGCCGTAGTCGACGACGCCGTTGACCTCGGCGTGGTACAGCGCGTCGACCGCGGCGTCTTCGAGGGTACAGTCCGGTGCGAGATCGTAGACGGTCGGCCGGCCGTCGGCCGCCCCCTCCGCCGCGTCGGCGTCGGGTTCGAGGCTCGAATCGCCCCGCGTGCCGGAATCTCCGGCGGTGTTTTCGCTCATAGACACGTTTCGGGAACGGGCGGTGTTAAGCCTGTTCTCTCGCCGCTCGGGGCGATAGACCGCCCGCGCGTCTCGCGGTCCGGAACCCCTATGAGGCGACGGCGACTTGTCTCGTTCATGCGACTGTTCCGCTCGGACGAGCTCCTCGGTATCGCTCGAGAGACCCTCGATTTCGTCCTCGAGGCGAGCGAGGAGACGCACCCCGACGAGTACATGGGGTTCCTCCGCGCGGACGACGCCCGGAGGCTGGACCTCGACCGAGACGGGCAGGTGATCACGGACGTTCTCGTCATCCCCGGGACGGAGTCGAGTCCGACGAGCGCCAGCGTCCGCAGCCACATGAAGCCGAACGACATGCGCGCCGTCGGCTCGGTCCACTCGCACCCGAACGGCGCGCTGCGCCCGAGCGACGCCGACCTCGCCACGTTCGGACAGGGGAAGGTCCACATCATCGTCGGCGCGCCCTACGGCTGGGGCGACTGGAAGGCGTTCGACAGCGAGGGGCGACAGACCACCCTCGACGTGCTCGACGTGGAGGTGCCCGACGAGCACTTCTTCGATTTCACCCAAGAGGACATCGACCGCGAGCTCGCTGACCGCGACGACGGCGGCTTCCTCTCGTGGTTCCGATGACCCGGGTCGTCGCGCAGGGGACCTTCGACCTGCTCCACCCCGGCCACGTCCACTACCTGGAGGACGCCGCGGCCCGCGGCGACGAACTCAACGCCATCGTCGCCCGCCGCACCAACGTCACGCACAAGCCTGCGCCGGTGTTGTGCGCCCGCCAACGGCGCGACATGGTCGCCGCGCTCGACGCGGTCGACGAGGCGCACCTCGGGGACCCCGAGGACGTGTTCGTCCCGATCGAGCGGCTCGACCCCGACGTGATCGTGTTGGGGTTCGACCAGCATCACGACGAGGAAGACATCGCGACCGCGCTCGCGGAGCGCGGCATCGACTGCCGGGTCGAGCGCGCGTCGGGTCGCGAGCCGGAGTACGGAGACGAACTGCTCTCCAGCGGCGACATCGTCGACCGGATCTTGCGAGAACGGGGCGACGGCGCGGACCCGACGCGGGACTGACGGCGGACCGGATCTCGTCCGTCTCGCCCCATGCCGCCGCCGTTCCGCGAAGCGCGGAGCATATATGGGTCGGCTCCGTACTTAACGTCACGTGACGCTTCCAGACAGATTTCCCGCGGTGTTGGCCGCGGCCGCGATGGGCGTGTACCTGCTCGTCGTCGTCGGCGCGACCACCTCCCTCACGGAGGCGGCGACCGCCTGCGGCGGGTGGCCCGCCTGCGGAAACGGCGCCGCCCTCCCGGCGTCGACCGAGGGGTGGATCGCCCTCGGTCACCGCGTCATCGCGGTCGCCGTCGGCCTCCTCGTTGCCCTCTCCGCCGCGCTCGCGTGGCGGGACGGCGCCGACCGCCGGGTCAAGGCCGCGCTCACGGTCGCGCTCGTCGTGTACCCCGCCCAGGCGGGGGTCGGCGCGCTCGTCGCGCTCGGCGCTCTCCCGGACGCGCTCGGTTCGGCACACCTCGTCCTCGGGGTCGGGATCTTCGGCGCCGTCCTCGCCGCGCTCGCGTGGTGGTTGGAGACCGAGACCGGCGACCCGGACGATGTACCCGACGATTTCGAGCCGGGGACGGACGACCTTCCGCCGGTCGAGGAGGCGCCCGAACCGGAGATCCCGTCCGCGACGGTCCCCCGGCTGAAGGCCACCGCGTCCGCGTACTTCCGGCTCATGAAGCCGCGCCTGATGTGGCTGCTCTGTCTCGTCGCCGCGGCGTCGATGGCGCTCGCGGGCGGGTCCGGGTTCACCCCCGACGTCGTGGCGGCGACGCTCGCCGGTGGGGCGCTCTCCATCGGCGCCTCCGGGACGTTCAACCACGTCCTCGAACGCGACGTGGACAGGCGGATGCAGCGGACCAGCGACCGCCCGCTGGCGACCGACCTCATCCCCGTTCCGCACGCCTTCGCGTTCGGCGGGTCCCTCACGCTCGTCTCGCTCGGGCTGTTCTGGACGGTGAACCCCCTTACCGCCGCGCTCGGGCTGGTCGCGATCGTGTTTTACAGCGTCGTGTACACGCTCGTTCTGAAGCCCAACACGGTCCAGAACACCGTTATCGGTGGCGCTGCCGGCGCGCTCCCGGCGCTCATCGGCTGGGCCGCGGTCACCGGCGAGGTCGGCGGCGGCGGGCTGCTACTCGCAGCGGTGATATTCCTGTGGACGCCCGCGCACTTCTACAACCTCGCGCTGGCGTACAAGGACGACTACGAGCGCGGTGGGTTCCCGATGATGCCCGTCGTGCGGGGCGAGACGGTCACCCGGCGGCACATCCTCTGGTACCTCGGCGCGACGCTGGTCGCCGCGGTCGCGCTCGCCGCGGCCGCCGACCCGCTCGGCGCGCTCTACGCCGCCGTCGGAGTCGCCGTCGGGGCCGTCTTCCTCTGGACGGTCGTTCGGCTCCACTACGAGCAGACGGAAGACGCCGCGTTCCGCGCGTTCCACGCCTCGAACGCCTACCTCGGCCTGCTCTTGTTCGCGGTCGTGTTCGACGCGCTGGTGGTCTGAAGGGAATTCCAGTCGTCTGTGCCGGTACGAGCCGCGACCCACGACTTTAATTCGGCTCGCGTCCGACGATGAATCATGACACGCGTCGAAGTCGAGTACTGCGTCCCTTGTGGCATGTTGAACCGCGCGCAGGACGTCTCCGAGGCGATCCTCAAACAGTTCGGCGAAGGCGTCGACGAGGTCGCGCTGGTGACCGGCGACGATGGCGTGTTCGTCGTCCGCGCCGACGATGAGGTCGTCTTCGACAAGACGGAAGACGAGTACGACGTCGACGCGATCGTGCGAGCCGTCAAGCCGCACGTCGGCGCAGCAGCGTAGTACGCGGCCGTTTTTTCAAGCGGTGTAGCACGGACCGACGACGGACACCGCCGAAGCCCCAGTCGGGAGGCGGGCGCAGGAGACGCAAGGACCACAGCGAGGGGGCGAAGCGACCGAGCGAGGACCGCAGCGAGCGTGCGCCCGCCTCCCGACCGCCCCTTCGAGTCCCGCCCCGTACCGCTCCGCACAGCATCTCACGCCTCCCCAGCCTCGCCGCTCACTTCTTCGCCGGCGCTTCGCGCCACGCCGCTCGCGGCGTCCCTCACGCGTGCTGACTCGCGGCCTGTCGGCCGCTCGCAGGCACGCGCCACCGCTCGTGTCCTGATACACCGGCTCCAGTCAGTGCTCGGCGCCGTCGCCGCTCGCTTTCGAGCCGAACCGCGCCATCGCGCTCAGTCCTCGTCATAAACGGCGCGGGCGGAATTCGTCACCACGAGGAGGCTGCTCGACGCCATCGCGAGCGCGGCCAAGAGGGGGTTGAGAGTGCCGGACAACGCCAAGGGGATCGCGACGGCGTTGTAGCAGAACGCCCAGCCGAGGTTCTGTTTCAGCCGGCGGTTCGTCCCGCGCGTGACGGCGAACAGCTCCGGGACCGCCGAGAGCCGGTCGTCGAGGAGGACGGCGTCGGCGGCGTCGGCGGCCAGGTCGGTCCCGGAAGCGATGGAGACGCCGAGGTCGGCCGCGGCGAGCGCCGGCGCGTCGTTGCTCCCGTCGCCCACCATCGCGACCGAGCCGTCGGCGCCGAGCCGCCGGACCGTTTCCGCTTTCGCCTCCGGCGGCACCTCGGCGAACACCTCGTCGACCGCGGGGTGGTCCGCGAACCCCTTCGCGGCCGCGGGCGCGTCGCCGGTGAGCACGACCACCCGGCGTCCGTCCGCGTCGAGGTCGGTGACGACCGCCTCCCACCCCTCGCGCACCTCGTCGCCGACGGCGAGGACCCCGCGAACGCGGCCGTCCCACCCGACGTAGATCGGGACGTTCCCCCGGTCGCGGGCGGCGGTTCCGGCCTCCCGAAGACGGTCGGAGACCGACCAGCCGCGCTCGTCGAAGAGGTCCGGGTGGCCGACGACGACCTCGTCGCCGTCGACGCGCCCGGCGACCCCGCGGTCGAAGACGTCGACGTCGGTCGCGGAGGGACCGTCTGGCGCGTCGGTACCGCCGAGCTGCTCGGTCTCGCCGCCGGTCGACTCGCCGGCGGCCGCGGTGCCGCCGTCGGTCGCCGTCCGCTCGTCGACTCGGTCTCGCTCGCCCCCCAGCACCCCCGAGACGATCGCCTCGGCGACCGGGTGGACAGAGGCGCGCTCCACGGCGGCCGCGCGCTCCCGGACGCGGTCGACCGAGGCCCCCTCCTCGGCGGTCGAGTCGAGCAGCCGCATCTCGCCGTCGGTGAGCGTCCCGGTCTTGTCGAGGACGACGGTGTCGATGTCGGCGGCCTCCTCGAAGACGGCGTCCGAGACGACGACGATGCCGCGCTCGGCGGCGTCGCGGATCCCGGCGGCGACCGCGAGCGGGGTCGCCAGCCCCAGCGCGCACGGACACGAGACGATCAGCACCGTCAGCCCGACGAGCGCCGCGTCGATAGGGGCCGAGCCGAGCGCGAGGGTGGCGGCCGCGCCGACGGCCGCGACCGCGACGACGAGGGGGACGAAGACCGTCGCCAGCCGGTCGACGAGCCGCTGGATCCCGGACCGGGAGCTCTGGATCTCCCACAGCAGCCGCACGAGCGTGTCGAGGGTGTTCGCCGCGTCCTCGCCCACCTCGACGACGACCGGCGAGTCGGTGACGACGGTCCCGCCCCGGACCGCGTCGCCCTCGCGTTTCGTCGCCGGCAGCGACTCGCCGGTGATTAGGGCCTCGTCGACCGCGGCCGTCCCCTCGGCGACGGTCCCGTCGAACGGCACGCGCTCGCCGGGGCGCACGAGGAGCCGGTCGCCGGGAGCGACGTCGTCGGCCGCGAGGGTCTCGCCAGCCTCGGTTCGCACCGTGCGGTCCTCGGTCGTCGTCAGGTCGGCGAGCATGCCGGTCGCCCGGCGCTTGATTATCGACTCGTAGTGGTTCCCCGCGGTGACGACCAAGATCACGGCGATGGTCACGTCGAAGTAGAGGTCGGTCCGCCCGACGAGCAGCGCGAGGGTACTGTACGCGTACGAGCTCCCGGCCGCGAGCGACACCAGCAGATCCATGTTCGGCTGCCGCGCCCGGAGGCTCACGTACGCGCCGCGCAAGATCGGATAGCCGGTGTAAAACAGCACGATCGAGGCGAAAAGCCAGATCTGCCCGAAGAGGTAGGTTCCCGACACCCCGCCCAGATCGAGGATCGGATCGAACCCGAAGTACGTCGGGTACAGGAAGATGACGTACCATAGCATCGCCATCATTCCGAAGAAGCCGCCGCCGATAAGGAACCGGACGACTGCGTCGTCGCTCTCGCCGTCCGGGTCGGCGCGGTCGCTCGCGGTGTAGCCCGCGACCGAGAGCCGGTCGGGGAGTTCGTCCGCGCTCACGGCGTCCGGGTCGTAATCGACCCGGATCGTGTCGGTGGCGTAGCTCGCCTCGGCGGCCGCGACGCCGTCCTGCTCGCCCGCCGTCATTTCCAGGAACGACTCGCAGGTCGCGCAGTGCATCCCGTCGACGTGGTAAAACGCCGTCTCGCCGTCGAACTCGTCGGCCGGCGTCGTGTCCGGCCGCCGCTCGTCGACCGTGTCGAGGTCCTCGACGTCGTCGAGCGAGCGCGCGACCGCGAGACAGCCGCGGCAGCAGAACTCGCCGTCGACGTCGGGGGCGGTGTGGGGGTCGTCCCCGACCGGGAGATCACAGAGGGTACACTGAGTCATGCGTGGTCGGCTCCGGCGTTTCGAACGGGCGGTCCAGGGAGCGAGTCTTCCGGGCCCGTCGGTACGTTCGGGTCGGTTACGCGTGTTCGGGGTCGCTCGCGTCGTCGCCGCCGAACCCCGGCAGACTCCCCCCGGTCGCGATCCGGAGGCTGGCCCAGATGAGAAGCACGTTGACGAGAGTGATCGCGACGAACATCTCCGATCGGTCCGCGATGAATACCGCCGCTGGAACGAGTCCACCGAGGATCAGGAGTACCGCTTGCTGGATCGAGAAGGCCATGAGAACTCTAACACCGCCGTAGGAATATATAACACCCGTGTTTTCAGGCTCCGGGAACGGATGAGAGTTATATGCGTTTGACTTGGTAAGAATCTCTATGGGTAGCAACGAGACCGCACACGCGTCGCCCGACGATGTGAGCGGCGACACGGAGGAGTTCGACCCGATCGGGACGCTCACCCTCATCGGGATCTACTTCGTAATCTTAGTGCTTTCGTGGGTGTACATCTACTACATCGAGTTCCTCGGCCGCGATCTGATCATCGTGGGGTGACCGACGCATGCACATTCACAGCTACGAGAAAATCTGGCTGACCGCGTCGGTACTACTGATACTGTTCCTGCTCGGGTCGGTCACCTACGGCGCCGTCGGTCCCGGCGTCGAGATGGTCGCCGCGGACGAGGACCCGATCGACCCCGGCGGGCTCGACGAGGACGAGCGGTTCTCTGAGCCGCGCGTCGAACAGGTGGGCGAGAACGAGTACGCGGCCTACGTCGTCGCCCGCCAGTTCGGGTTCCAGCCCGATCCGATCGTGGTGCCGGAAAACAGCACGGTGACGTTCTACGTCACTTCCGCGGACGTGATCCACGGGTTCGAGGTCGCCGGGACGAACGCGAACACGATGGTCGTCCCCGGCGAGGTCTCGGATATCACCGTCGAGACGGACGAACCACAGGAGTACGGCCTTCTCTGTAACGAATACTGCGGGGCCGGACACCACGTGATGGAAGGGAAAGTACACGTGGTGAGCCAAGCCGATTTCGAGGAGCGCCAGAGCGGAGGTGACGGCGAATGAGCGAGGCCATCGAGAGCGAACGGACGTTCGTCGACAAGTTCCCCGAGGAGGCGCGGATCGTCCGCTCCGCATTTTTGGGTTCGTTCTTCGCGTTGTTCCTCGGTGCGATATTCGGGATCATCCAAACGCTTCATCGCACCGACGTGGCCCGGATTATCCCTTCGACCGACTACTACACCGTTCTCACCGCACACGGCGTGTTCCTCGTGATCAGCTTCACGATCTTCTTCCTCGTCGGACTGTTCACGTGGGCGTTGGTGCGTAGCCTCGATCGACCCCTGTTGAACACCAGAATCACGTGGACGTGGTACATCATCATGGCTGCCGGGATGACGATGACCGGCGTGTCGATCCTCGCCGGGTTCGTCGACTCCATCGACATGAGCGCCGATGTCCTCTATACGTTCTACGCGCCGCTACAGGCGCATCCGCTGTTTTACACGGGACTCGCGGTCTTCATCGTCGGCTCGTGGATCGCTGGCGCCGACTGGTTCCGGACGTTCCTCGCGTGGAAGCGCGAGCACCCCGACGAGCGGATCCCGCTCCAGACGTTCATGGTGTTGACGACGATGGCGATGTGGTACATCGCGTCGTCGGCCGTGGCGGCGTCGGTGCTCATCTTCCTCTTACCGTGGTCGCTCGGGTTCATCGAGCAGGTGAACCCGACGCTGACCCGGACGCTGTTCTGGTTCTTCGGTCACCCGGTTGTCTACTTCTGGTTGATGCCGGCGTACCTGCTGTGGTATACCGTCCTCCCGAAGATCGCGGGGGGACGCCTGTTCAGCGACCCGCTCGCACGTGTCGTGTTCGTGCTGTTCCTCCTGCTTTCGACTCCCGTCGGGATCCACCACCAGTACCTCGACCCGGGGATCGCGGAGGGGTTCAAATTCATCTCGATGACGAACACGATGTTCCTGCTGTTGCCGAGCCTGCTCACCGCGTTCACGGTCGTGGCGAGCGTCGAGTACGGAGCCCGCCAGCGCGGCGGAACCGGGCTTCTCGGCTGGCTCACTGAGCTCCCCTGGCGGAAGCCCGAGTTCACCGGCATGATGCTCGCCGGACTGATGTTCGCCGCCGGCGGGTTCTCCGGGATGGTGAACGCCGGGATGAACATCAACTACCTGATCCACAACACGATCTGGGTCCCCGGTCACTTCCACCTCACCGTGGGGACCGCGGTCGCGCTCACGTTCATGGCCGCCACCTACTGGATCTGGCCACAGATCTCGAACAAGCCGATCTACAGCCGGACGATCGGGTTGGTGCAGGTCGTCGTCTGGTTCGTCGGCATGGCGCTGATGTCGAACGCGATGCACGCGCAGGGGATCATGGGCGTGCCGCGCCGGACCGCCGAACCCGAGTACTCCGGGTTCGACTACCCGACGATGTTCGGCGGGTTCGAGGAGCTGAACGTCCAGATCGCGATCGGCGGGACGCTGCTTTTCGTCTCCACGATCCTCTTCCTCGGAAACCTCGTACTCACGATGGGGAACCCGAAGGTGTCCGGACTCGCCCAGGAGCTGCCGCCGGCGCTGTCCGGCCCGGACGACGCGCCGCGGGTGCTCGACAGCCTCCGCCTGTGGGTCGGGATCGCGCTGGTCTTGGTCGTCCTCGCGTACGCGCTCCCGCTCGCAGCGATCATCAACCGCGGCGGCCTGCTCGGCCCGGGCGTCGGCACGTACCCGGTGTGGCTCGCGCCGCTGTTCGACGCGTTTGCGGACGCCGCAGCGCCGCTGATCGGCGCGGTCGGTGACGCCGCCGCCTCGCTCGTCGAGGTGACCCGATGAACGTCGACATCAGCCGCGGGGGACTGCTCGTGACGCTCGCGGTCTTCGGCGTGATCGTCTACGAGTTCCGGACGGTGCTGGACTTCGTCGGGGTCGAACTGCCGCTGATCCCGTACATGGCCGCCGTCTTCGTCCTCGCCGGACTCGCGGTGTGGTTCGTCACCCTGAACGGCGGGTGGCGGACCGAGCCGGAAGGCGACGACCCGGCGTAGCGGTCTCGGTCCGCGTCTCCGCGTTCGTTCGTTTTCTGCTTCCTCGGCCTTCTCGCGACCGCGACAGTTATGTCTGCGCAACGCAAGACAGTTGTATGGACGGGACACGCGTCACGGTTCGGTGTCGCGACTGTTCGCTCGCGGCGACCCACGACAGGCTCCGCGACGCCCGAACCGCCGTGGACGACCACGAGTCGACGACCGGTCACGAGGTCGAGTGGACCATCGAATCGATCGATTCTGGCGTCTCACAGGCCGGTGCCGACGCTGGCGTCTGCGGCCGTCCCGAGTGCGCGAACGAGGAGTCTCCCCTCGTCGACCCGGGGCCGTTGGAACCGGACTCGTAGCCGGGAGCGACTGCGATCCGGCCGACCGTCAAGGCGAGGGTTTATTTCCAGCCACGCCCGATAATGCGTATGGAATCCAATACTGCTTCCGGAAGCGACGGCGCCCTCAGCGGTTCGGACGCGGGCCGGTCGGCAGCGTCGTCTCGCCCGACCTCCTTGGCCGACGCGGACGCCCTCGACGCGTTCGTTGCCGACGCGGACGCTGCGCTCCTGATGTTCTACACCGATGGCTGCGGGATCTGCGCGAGCATGGAACCGGTGGTGGGCAACGTCGCCCGCGGCGTCGAGGCGGACGTGTCGGTCGGGCTGGTAAACCCCCGCGACGACGCGCCGCTCGTCGAGCGGTTCGACGTGCGGAGCGTCCCGCTGTTCGTCCTCTTCGTCGACGGCGAACCGGTCGCGCGGCGCGCGGAGGGGTTCGTCCCGGGCGACGAGCTGGCGGCGTGGGTCGACGAGCACGCGGCGTGAGCCGACGGTGAGTCGGCCGACGGCGACGGGGTAAACTGTCGCCGGTTACGGTCGGCGTTCGAGCCGACGGAACCCTTTTGAGCCGGAGCGGCCTATCCGAAGGCAGTATGGGACTGGGCTCGGACATGTACCGACAGCAGATTCTCGACCACTACAAGAACCCGCGTAACTACGGGGAACTCGAGGATCCGGACTTCACGCACGTCGGTGAGAACCCCTCGTGTGGCGACACGATCCGGATGGACGTCCAGCTCGACGACGCCGGGGAGACCGTCGAGGCGGTGCGGTTCACCGGCGACGGCTGCGCCATCTCGATGGCCTCCGCGAGCATGCTCTCCGAGCGGCTCCACGGGATGGCCGTCGACGAACTCGACGCGCTC
This window harbors:
- a CDS encoding SelT/SelW/SelH family protein — translated: MTRVEVEYCVPCGMLNRAQDVSEAILKQFGEGVDEVALVTGDDGVFVVRADDEVVFDKTEDEYDVDAIVRAVKPHVGAAA
- a CDS encoding heme o synthase, which produces MTLPDRFPAVLAAAAMGVYLLVVVGATTSLTEAATACGGWPACGNGAALPASTEGWIALGHRVIAVAVGLLVALSAALAWRDGADRRVKAALTVALVVYPAQAGVGALVALGALPDALGSAHLVLGVGIFGAVLAALAWWLETETGDPDDVPDDFEPGTDDLPPVEEAPEPEIPSATVPRLKATASAYFRLMKPRLMWLLCLVAAASMALAGGSGFTPDVVAATLAGGALSIGASGTFNHVLERDVDRRMQRTSDRPLATDLIPVPHAFAFGGSLTLVSLGLFWTVNPLTAALGLVAIVFYSVVYTLVLKPNTVQNTVIGGAAGALPALIGWAAVTGEVGGGGLLLAAVIFLWTPAHFYNLALAYKDDYERGGFPMMPVVRGETVTRRHILWYLGATLVAAVALAAAADPLGALYAAVGVAVGAVFLWTVVRLHYEQTEDAAFRAFHASNAYLGLLLFAVVFDALVV
- a CDS encoding cytochrome c oxidase subunit II; this translates as MHIHSYEKIWLTASVLLILFLLGSVTYGAVGPGVEMVAADEDPIDPGGLDEDERFSEPRVEQVGENEYAAYVVARQFGFQPDPIVVPENSTVTFYVTSADVIHGFEVAGTNANTMVVPGEVSDITVETDEPQEYGLLCNEYCGAGHHVMEGKVHVVSQADFEERQSGGDGE
- the sufU gene encoding Fe-S cluster assembly sulfur transfer protein SufU gives rise to the protein MGLGSDMYRQQILDHYKNPRNYGELEDPDFTHVGENPSCGDTIRMDVQLDDAGETVEAVRFTGDGCAISMASASMLSERLHGMAVDELDALDTDDVTEMLGVDISPMRVKCAVLGRQVAQDGAKIHRGELDPDDPDDRTVPEE
- a CDS encoding Mov34/MPN/PAD-1 family protein encodes the protein MRLFRSDELLGIARETLDFVLEASEETHPDEYMGFLRADDARRLDLDRDGQVITDVLVIPGTESSPTSASVRSHMKPNDMRAVGSVHSHPNGALRPSDADLATFGQGKVHIIVGAPYGWGDWKAFDSEGRQTTLDVLDVEVPDEHFFDFTQEDIDRELADRDDGGFLSWFR
- a CDS encoding heavy metal translocating P-type ATPase gives rise to the protein MTQCTLCDLPVGDDPHTAPDVDGEFCCRGCLAVARSLDDVEDLDTVDERRPDTTPADEFDGETAFYHVDGMHCATCESFLEMTAGEQDGVAAAEASYATDTIRVDYDPDAVSADELPDRLSVAGYTASDRADPDGESDDAVVRFLIGGGFFGMMAMLWYVIFLYPTYFGFDPILDLGGVSGTYLFGQIWLFASIVLFYTGYPILRGAYVSLRARQPNMDLLVSLAAGSSYAYSTLALLVGRTDLYFDVTIAVILVVTAGNHYESIIKRRATGMLADLTTTEDRTVRTEAGETLAADDVAPGDRLLVRPGERVPFDGTVAEGTAAVDEALITGESLPATKREGDAVRGGTVVTDSPVVVEVGEDAANTLDTLVRLLWEIQSSRSGIQRLVDRLATVFVPLVVAVAAVGAAATLALGSAPIDAALVGLTVLIVSCPCALGLATPLAVAAGIRDAAERGIVVVSDAVFEEAADIDTVVLDKTGTLTDGEMRLLDSTAEEGASVDRVRERAAAVERASVHPVAEAIVSGVLGGERDRVDERTATDGGTAAAGESTGGETEQLGGTDAPDGPSATDVDVFDRGVAGRVDGDEVVVGHPDLFDERGWSVSDRLREAGTAARDRGNVPIYVGWDGRVRGVLAVGDEVREGWEAVVTDLDADGRRVVVLTGDAPAAAKGFADHPAVDEVFAEVPPEAKAETVRRLGADGSVAMVGDGSNDAPALAAADLGVSIASGTDLAADAADAVLLDDRLSAVPELFAVTRGTNRRLKQNLGWAFCYNAVAIPLALSGTLNPLLAALAMASSSLLVVTNSARAVYDED
- a CDS encoding co-chaperone YbbN, giving the protein MESNTASGSDGALSGSDAGRSAASSRPTSLADADALDAFVADADAALLMFYTDGCGICASMEPVVGNVARGVEADVSVGLVNPRDDAPLVERFDVRSVPLFVLFVDGEPVARRAEGFVPGDELAAWVDEHAA
- a CDS encoding CbaC protein, with translation MNVDISRGGLLVTLAVFGVIVYEFRTVLDFVGVELPLIPYMAAVFVLAGLAVWFVTLNGGWRTEPEGDDPA
- a CDS encoding adenylyltransferase/cytidyltransferase family protein, coding for MTRVVAQGTFDLLHPGHVHYLEDAAARGDELNAIVARRTNVTHKPAPVLCARQRRDMVAALDAVDEAHLGDPEDVFVPIERLDPDVIVLGFDQHHDEEDIATALAERGIDCRVERASGREPEYGDELLSSGDIVDRILRERGDGADPTRD
- a CDS encoding DHH family phosphoesterase, with the protein product MSENTAGDSGTRGDSSLEPDADAAEGAADGRPTVYDLAPDCTLEDAAVDALYHAEVNGVVDYGVFVDLSDAVSGLVHESNLDDDYAVGDRLVVRLTEVKENGDVAFDDVDPDDYRTETVAHEPTVSRVRGLAPGNEVTVEGEVVQAKQTGGPTIFAVADASGVLSCAAFESAGVRAYPEVEVGDVVHVSGTVETRENALQLEVDSLKRLSDDRAADAHERYEAALDERAEPADVDPLVEWTAFEPVHEDLRELARLLRQTVLAGRPIRVRHHADGDGMCAAIPVQLALENLVEEVHGDPDAAQHLFKRLPSKAPYYEMEDVTRDLNFALEGRARHGQKLPFLLMLDNGSTEEDVPAYENLAHYDIPIAAVDHHHPDPEAVEPLLDAHVNPYLHDEDYRITTGMMCVELARLIDPSISEELEHVPAVAGLSDRSKAEAMDDYVALAEDAGYDESDLLDIGEALDYAAHWLRYSEGKTLVNDALNVGCDDEDRHEELVDFLSERAERDVERQLDAVDDHVEHERLASGAHLYRIDLDEYAHRFTYPAPGKTTGELHDRRVKETGDPVITIGYGPDFSVLRSDGVRLDIPNMVTELNEELPEAGVSGGGHLVVGSIKFVKGRRSEVIEALVAKMADAELDEALSSTIALDD
- a CDS encoding b(o/a)3-type cytochrome-c oxidase subunit 1 gives rise to the protein MSEAIESERTFVDKFPEEARIVRSAFLGSFFALFLGAIFGIIQTLHRTDVARIIPSTDYYTVLTAHGVFLVISFTIFFLVGLFTWALVRSLDRPLLNTRITWTWYIIMAAGMTMTGVSILAGFVDSIDMSADVLYTFYAPLQAHPLFYTGLAVFIVGSWIAGADWFRTFLAWKREHPDERIPLQTFMVLTTMAMWYIASSAVAASVLIFLLPWSLGFIEQVNPTLTRTLFWFFGHPVVYFWLMPAYLLWYTVLPKIAGGRLFSDPLARVVFVLFLLLSTPVGIHHQYLDPGIAEGFKFISMTNTMFLLLPSLLTAFTVVASVEYGARQRGGTGLLGWLTELPWRKPEFTGMMLAGLMFAAGGFSGMVNAGMNINYLIHNTIWVPGHFHLTVGTAVALTFMAATYWIWPQISNKPIYSRTIGLVQVVVWFVGMALMSNAMHAQGIMGVPRRTAEPEYSGFDYPTMFGGFEELNVQIAIGGTLLFVSTILFLGNLVLTMGNPKVSGLAQELPPALSGPDDAPRVLDSLRLWVGIALVLVVLAYALPLAAIINRGGLLGPGVGTYPVWLAPLFDAFADAAAPLIGAVGDAAASLVEVTR